One Dietzia sp. JS16-p6b genomic window carries:
- a CDS encoding phosphodiesterase: MPRTHRRTARGTSAHAPVDRRPEASAEVAVRSSPVAGLLGSVFGVAAAVTRLARPKALHPKGIVAQATLSVTGVGRTGSPLLDITGRWPATIRFSRAVGLPDVVPDIGGMAIRIHADRPVDILLASTGLGPISRYVLTTGWRTTGRTMTSMFPVRVAGRQLLLAAIPTGDGGTWTLQHATPLGRWETLGRVTVDTWEDDDENLHFDPVGNRLPGSRYPRLLGALRDPSYPAPDEGPETT, encoded by the coding sequence ATGCCCCGCACCCATCGGAGAACCGCCCGCGGCACCTCCGCCCACGCCCCAGTCGACCGTCGCCCGGAGGCTTCCGCGGAGGTGGCTGTGCGCTCGTCCCCCGTCGCGGGTCTTCTCGGTTCGGTCTTCGGGGTCGCGGCGGCGGTGACGCGCCTGGCACGACCCAAGGCCCTGCACCCCAAGGGCATCGTCGCCCAGGCGACCCTGAGCGTGACCGGGGTCGGCCGAACCGGTTCACCGCTCCTGGACATCACGGGCAGGTGGCCGGCGACGATCCGTTTCTCGCGCGCCGTGGGTCTGCCGGACGTCGTCCCCGACATCGGCGGGATGGCCATCCGCATCCACGCCGACCGCCCCGTCGACATCCTGCTCGCGAGCACGGGCCTGGGTCCGATCAGTCGTTACGTGCTGACCACGGGATGGCGCACGACCGGCCGCACCATGACCTCGATGTTCCCCGTCAGGGTCGCCGGGCGGCAGCTGTTGTTGGCCGCCATCCCGACAGGCGACGGCGGCACGTGGACCCTCCAGCACGCCACTCCGCTGGGCAGATGGGAGACCCTCGGGCGTGTGACGGTGGACACCTGGGAGGACGACGACGAGAACCTGCACTTCGATCCGGTCGGGAACCGCCTGCCCGGATCGCGGTATCCGCGTCTGCTCGGCGCGTTGCGGGATCCGTCGTACCCGGCGCCCGACGAGGGCCCGGAGACGACCTGA
- a CDS encoding ABC transporter ATP-binding protein, whose product MSITTPVATALPMESPPGSAPAFRLRGLTLGYGADPVIRDLDLDIPSGRTTVLIGANGCGKSTILRALGRQLAPLAGSIEVAGRDLATVRSREHARSVAFLPQSPLVPEGLTVAELVARGRHPHRRWWGSANGDDVAVAEALDLTGTAGFAHRRVDELSGGQRQRVWVALVLAQATPALLLDEPCSFLDLAHQLDVLDLVRDLPLPAGHDPDPDGPGAGRRTVVAVLHELTLAARVADHLVAVAEGGVVAAGPPDQVINPETLRRVFDLEADIISDPLTGHPVVLPRGRTKGTV is encoded by the coding sequence ATGAGTATCACCACGCCCGTCGCCACCGCGTTGCCCATGGAATCACCGCCCGGTTCCGCGCCCGCCTTCCGCCTGCGAGGGCTGACCCTGGGCTACGGGGCCGACCCCGTGATTCGGGATCTCGATCTGGACATCCCCAGCGGCCGCACCACGGTGCTGATCGGCGCCAACGGCTGTGGCAAGTCCACCATCCTGCGGGCGCTGGGCCGCCAACTCGCCCCGCTCGCCGGATCGATCGAGGTGGCCGGGCGGGACCTGGCCACCGTCAGGTCGCGCGAGCACGCCAGATCGGTGGCGTTTCTCCCGCAGTCTCCACTGGTTCCCGAGGGCCTCACGGTGGCGGAGTTGGTGGCCCGCGGGCGCCACCCGCACCGACGGTGGTGGGGATCGGCGAACGGCGACGACGTGGCGGTCGCCGAGGCGCTGGACCTCACCGGCACCGCGGGCTTCGCCCACCGCCGGGTCGACGAACTCTCCGGCGGCCAGCGCCAGCGGGTGTGGGTGGCGTTGGTGCTGGCCCAGGCGACCCCCGCGCTCCTGCTCGACGAACCGTGCTCGTTTCTCGACCTGGCCCACCAGCTGGACGTGCTGGACCTGGTCCGCGATCTGCCGCTGCCCGCCGGTCACGACCCGGATCCAGACGGCCCCGGGGCGGGTCGCCGGACGGTGGTGGCCGTCCTCCACGAGCTCACCCTGGCCGCGCGTGTGGCCGACCACCTGGTGGCCGTGGCCGAGGGTGGGGTGGTGGCCGCGGGGCCGCCCGATCAGGTGATCAACCCCGAGACCCTGCGCCGGGTGTTCGATCTGGAGGCCGACATCATCAGCGACCCGCTCACCGGCCATCCCGTGGTGCTGCCGCGGGGACGAACGAAGGGGACAGTATGA
- a CDS encoding iron chelate uptake ABC transporter family permease subunit, producing the protein MSSAVLDRPADRVETDELVRTLAAGRRRRALLLVLALVAALVAAMAVRVLLGRYTVTIPDFLAILGGATIPGATFVVMEDKLPRAVLGALAGLAFGASGALFRRVLGNPLASPDILGISHGASAGAVAGMAFWGLRGVAIIPAALLGSAVALALVLSASAGRHTGIVGQRFLLGGVAVAALGTAVVTQLIARLPLAGAQEAAVWTVGSLSGASAQRIGWLAVTLALLLPLAVWLHSALRPAELGPELAVGLGSRPVPTRAAALGVGTVLAAAATAVAGPLAFVALLATPIATALGRGRPRIVAAALTGAVIVVVADIVASEALTTVDLPTGVVTGALGAPAMLWILLRSRKVA; encoded by the coding sequence ATGAGTTCCGCAGTCCTCGACCGACCCGCCGACCGGGTGGAGACGGACGAGCTCGTCCGGACACTCGCCGCCGGTCGCCGGAGACGAGCCCTGCTCCTTGTGCTCGCGCTCGTCGCCGCCCTCGTGGCGGCCATGGCCGTCCGCGTCCTCCTGGGTCGGTACACGGTGACCATCCCCGACTTCCTCGCCATCCTCGGAGGGGCGACCATTCCCGGCGCGACCTTCGTGGTGATGGAGGACAAGCTTCCCCGCGCGGTGTTGGGCGCACTGGCGGGGCTGGCGTTCGGCGCCTCCGGAGCCCTGTTCCGTCGCGTCCTGGGCAACCCACTGGCCAGCCCCGACATCCTGGGCATCTCCCACGGGGCATCCGCGGGGGCCGTCGCCGGGATGGCGTTCTGGGGGCTGCGCGGGGTGGCGATCATCCCCGCGGCGCTCCTCGGATCAGCGGTGGCGCTGGCCCTCGTCCTGAGCGCCTCCGCGGGGCGTCACACCGGGATCGTCGGCCAACGATTCCTGCTCGGCGGCGTGGCGGTGGCCGCACTGGGCACCGCCGTGGTGACCCAGCTCATCGCGCGCCTCCCTCTGGCGGGAGCGCAGGAGGCCGCGGTCTGGACCGTCGGCTCGCTCTCCGGTGCCTCGGCCCAGCGCATCGGGTGGCTCGCGGTGACCCTGGCGCTCCTGCTGCCACTGGCCGTCTGGTTGCACTCCGCACTCCGGCCCGCGGAGCTGGGGCCCGAGCTCGCGGTGGGGTTGGGCTCCCGGCCCGTCCCGACGCGCGCGGCCGCCCTCGGGGTGGGCACCGTGCTCGCGGCGGCCGCGACCGCGGTGGCCGGCCCCCTCGCGTTCGTGGCCCTGCTCGCCACGCCGATCGCCACCGCACTCGGCCGCGGACGCCCGCGGATCGTCGCCGCCGCACTCACTGGCGCGGTGATCGTGGTGGTGGCCGACATCGTTGCCTCCGAGGCCCTGACCACCGTGGACCTCCCCACCGGTGTGGTGACCGGCGCGCTCGGCGCCCCCGCCATGCTCTGGATCCTCCTGCGCTCCCGAAAGGTCGCCTGA
- a CDS encoding Wadjet anti-phage system protein JetD domain-containing protein: MVATRSEPRDPDQLTAACATRFARVHRRWLADPFGGDAEVVRFSTAPPTAANAAEDPSGTAAWIRRWREFESTHGGPDVRLTWADRRLPGFGVVPLPQRVEVVGADTIAHIADRASRWARLLNRTLRIIDLGPDHSMLRRAAAETSATWEDWEEGAFDQLLAVCRWALANPTAGRRAREIAVPGVDTKWIETRTRVVEAVLDAARAGVDDAVRGTATGLGLLGPDVRIRMRVLDPDIAFPLRDVESPVDQLATLWRTSGGPPHLVVVENLTTFLALPDLPETVALFGRGFAVDAVAALPWALRAHIAYWGDLDSHGFAILDRLRHHAPHAVSVLMDTETLDAWREYAVPDPSPTRAAPSRLTPDELDALEALTTGGDLRLEQERIPWDWALPRLHAVWS; the protein is encoded by the coding sequence ATGGTGGCTACCCGCTCGGAGCCGCGCGACCCAGACCAACTGACGGCCGCGTGTGCCACCCGGTTCGCCCGGGTCCACCGTCGGTGGCTCGCCGACCCCTTCGGCGGGGACGCCGAGGTCGTCCGGTTCAGCACGGCGCCGCCGACCGCCGCGAACGCAGCCGAAGACCCCAGTGGGACAGCGGCGTGGATCAGGCGATGGCGCGAGTTCGAGAGCACCCATGGAGGACCCGATGTCCGGCTGACCTGGGCGGACCGCCGCCTGCCCGGGTTCGGGGTCGTACCGCTCCCGCAACGCGTTGAAGTGGTCGGCGCCGACACCATCGCCCACATCGCGGACCGGGCGTCGCGGTGGGCTCGGCTGCTGAACCGCACGCTCCGGATCATCGACCTCGGGCCCGATCACTCCATGCTGCGCCGCGCCGCCGCAGAGACCTCGGCCACCTGGGAGGACTGGGAGGAGGGCGCGTTCGACCAGCTCCTGGCAGTGTGCCGCTGGGCACTCGCGAACCCCACCGCCGGGCGTCGTGCCCGCGAGATCGCGGTCCCGGGGGTCGACACCAAGTGGATCGAGACCCGGACCCGGGTGGTCGAGGCTGTGCTCGACGCCGCTCGGGCCGGCGTCGACGACGCGGTCCGCGGGACGGCCACCGGGCTGGGATTGCTGGGCCCGGACGTCCGCATCCGCATGAGGGTGCTTGATCCGGACATCGCGTTCCCGTTGCGTGACGTCGAGAGCCCGGTCGATCAGCTCGCCACTCTGTGGCGTACCTCGGGGGGACCGCCTCACCTCGTCGTCGTCGAGAACCTCACCACCTTCCTCGCCCTGCCGGACCTCCCCGAGACCGTCGCGTTGTTCGGCCGGGGGTTCGCGGTCGACGCCGTCGCCGCCCTGCCCTGGGCACTCCGCGCTCACATCGCGTACTGGGGCGACCTCGACTCGCACGGCTTCGCGATCCTCGACCGTCTACGCCATCACGCCCCGCACGCCGTGAGCGTTCTCATGGACACCGAGACCCTGGACGCATGGCGCGAGTATGCGGTGCCCGACCCCTCGCCGACCCGGGCCGCGCCATCGCGCCTCACACCGGATGAGCTCGACGCGCTCGAGGCGCTGACGACCGGCGGGGACCTCCGGCTCGAGCAGGAGCGCATCCCCTGGGACTGGGCGCTCCCGCGCCTCCACGCAGTGTGGAGCTGA
- a CDS encoding iron ABC transporter permease, with amino-acid sequence MQVTATRRDGPATAGPSDAPASPTAPARRRVVVGCVSAAVLFVASVAASLFLGSRSVDPAVVLSVLAGLPSQLMSGDLAAAVAPGAGAGMDEAVVSARVPRTITAIVVGAALAVAGAGLQGATRNPLGDPGLLGLTAGAALGVVLGLALAPTSGPTAVAIFAVVGSLAAGMVVVGAGRLGADSGTGLVLAGAAVTAGCTAMTASLVIALPGVLDRFRFWGLGSVARSGAPEITAALPFILLGLALVLAGAASLDALALGDDLARGLGVVPVAGRAVVLGGVVILSGVATALAGPIAFLGLLVPHLLRRLVGVGSRVVLGLSVVIGPVVLLLADTVGRVIAPPGEIAVGVMTVAMGVPFLIAMLRLNRGVSAS; translated from the coding sequence ATGCAGGTGACCGCGACGCGCCGTGACGGCCCCGCCACCGCGGGGCCGTCCGACGCCCCCGCGAGCCCCACCGCTCCGGCGCGCCGCCGCGTGGTGGTCGGCTGCGTGTCGGCGGCGGTGCTCTTCGTCGCATCGGTGGCCGCGTCCCTCTTCCTCGGTTCCCGGTCGGTCGATCCCGCTGTCGTCCTGTCGGTCCTGGCCGGACTGCCGTCCCAGTTGATGTCCGGTGATCTCGCCGCGGCCGTGGCGCCCGGGGCCGGGGCGGGGATGGACGAGGCGGTGGTGAGCGCCCGCGTCCCCCGCACGATCACCGCGATCGTCGTGGGCGCGGCACTCGCGGTCGCGGGCGCCGGGTTGCAGGGTGCCACCCGCAACCCGCTCGGTGACCCGGGACTTCTCGGGTTGACCGCGGGCGCCGCCCTCGGGGTGGTGCTCGGGCTGGCCCTGGCACCCACGTCCGGCCCGACCGCGGTCGCGATCTTCGCCGTCGTCGGGTCGCTCGCCGCCGGGATGGTGGTCGTGGGAGCCGGGCGTCTCGGCGCCGATTCCGGCACCGGTCTGGTCCTGGCCGGAGCGGCGGTGACCGCCGGATGCACGGCGATGACCGCGTCGTTGGTCATCGCGCTCCCCGGCGTGCTCGACCGGTTCCGCTTCTGGGGACTCGGGTCGGTGGCCCGATCTGGTGCCCCGGAGATCACCGCCGCGTTGCCGTTCATCCTCCTGGGCCTCGCCCTCGTCCTCGCGGGGGCGGCGTCGCTCGACGCGCTCGCCCTGGGCGACGATCTGGCGCGCGGTCTCGGGGTCGTGCCGGTGGCCGGCCGGGCGGTCGTCCTGGGGGGAGTGGTGATCCTGTCCGGGGTCGCGACCGCGTTGGCGGGTCCGATCGCCTTCCTCGGTCTCCTCGTCCCGCATCTGCTGCGCCGGCTCGTCGGCGTGGGCAGCAGGGTGGTCCTGGGTCTGTCCGTGGTCATCGGCCCCGTCGTGTTGCTCCTCGCCGACACCGTGGGGCGCGTCATCGCACCACCGGGTGAGATCGCCGTCGGAGTGATGACCGTGGCGATGGGCGTGCCGTTCCTCATCGCGATGCTGCGTCTGAACCGGGGGGTGAGCGCCTCATGA
- a CDS encoding DUF4194 domain-containing protein: MTAPPGDGAPPTAASTDAPADDREALWPGDTGTLSFASRRALARLLTGPLVQAHHQPEIWAAVVSDEPALRSRLADVFLDLVLDHDAGIAFTRQVDTSVHVEVPAVLRTETLSHMDTVLLLHLRSELSVAQPGERVIVDRTDVAEQIDVYRQVIDSDRARYTRKFDASWNRLKTYSLLTETETEGRAEVSPVLRHLFDADVVAGIRDEYRGLIAAHGDASDEGASLFDDDEADDDAG; the protein is encoded by the coding sequence GTGACGGCTCCCCCGGGAGACGGTGCCCCGCCCACCGCCGCGTCGACCGATGCCCCGGCCGACGACCGCGAGGCGTTGTGGCCCGGAGACACCGGGACGCTGTCCTTCGCGTCCCGACGCGCGCTCGCCCGCCTGCTCACGGGTCCACTGGTGCAGGCGCATCACCAGCCGGAGATCTGGGCAGCGGTCGTGTCCGACGAGCCCGCGCTCCGCTCAAGGCTCGCGGACGTGTTCCTCGACCTTGTCCTGGACCACGACGCCGGGATCGCGTTCACCCGTCAGGTCGACACCTCCGTCCACGTCGAGGTACCCGCTGTACTCCGAACCGAGACCCTCTCCCATATGGACACCGTCCTACTCCTGCACCTGCGGTCGGAGTTGTCAGTGGCCCAGCCCGGCGAACGGGTGATCGTCGACCGCACCGACGTCGCCGAACAGATCGACGTCTATCGCCAGGTGATCGACTCCGACCGGGCCCGCTACACCCGAAAGTTCGACGCCTCGTGGAACCGGCTCAAGACGTACTCGCTGCTCACCGAGACCGAGACCGAGGGACGTGCCGAGGTGTCTCCGGTCCTCCGGCACCTCTTCGATGCCGACGTGGTGGCGGGTATCCGCGACGAGTACCGGGGGTTGATCGCCGCGCACGGCGATGCCTCCGACGAGGGCGCCTCCCTGTTCGACGACGACGAGGCGGACGACGATGCCGGATGA
- a CDS encoding ATP-binding protein has translation MPDDLKLPGMPEHPGQRRLSRIQVCNWGTLDGYHDVAVPRKGFLVTGGSGSGKSTLIDAVSAVLVPPAHLRFNAAAQEEAGRGSGRTLVSYLRGAWRRGADGETGDLASVYLRPKATFSAIALTYSNGTGSSVTLLLLLYARSGDNSATGIKRLHGVAEHPSDSPLDLTEMFGHLRNGIDKRALKREFPDIRFHDSYLAFAAAFRRRLGIASEAAQLLLHRTLSAKSLSSLDQLFRDFMLDEPDTFAVADRAVEQFAELREAHRSVVDVRRQISHLEPLADLSASRIQVLGRAEELDAESSAFPAVQVAVTTALVEEELSTARGALVAAEAAVATARDQLDSARTTSDDLRSRLRGSAGAGRDELARELGRALDHATSVTSRRERAATELERLGGTLPATAEDFAVLLARLDRDDADQEAERARDRKKLREVAGDLIEESSTLARVTADLQALLRHRSNIDSRLLAARDLVCRAAGANPRELPFAGELLDVSSEHARWRPAAERVLSGFARTMLVPDHLRAAVTRAVNDTHLGIRLVYEVVDTTDDSPAKRTGPDSLVRKMEPAPGPFQQWMRRRLASEFDLTCVESSDELGALERAVTLHGLIKRGRRFEKDDRRSIDDPAVFQLGGLNDAKVEALTARRDQIKSRIDSAESRWAALENLDADRRSRQQAGAALRGLRWEEIDSTTAQRRADDARERLDRWREAHPEVAEMERELRDAEEFQSRAQSTYDAATGDRAVAANHVAGLQARLAQLAERSASEESHGAADPDAADRIRARLSAATRRLTADNVQDVCQRAERAIAVEQSATATERDRIHRRITAILTSYLEIWPTMKADLKSDPEFVGEAVEVLVRLRRDRLADFEERFLGLIGEMQTRNLGELARRIRRARSEIEAKIRPVNESLHRSEFQSGRWLQIEVRDRRSETVTDFLGDLETALTGALDSRTVDAAEAGFAVMSRLLDKLGSADAGDRRWRQTVLDTRKHVGFIGIEIDADGAPTNYHDSSSGLSGGQAQKLVFFCLAAALRFQLADIDADVPGYGTVVLDEAFDRADPEYTRRAMDVFTDFGFHMVLATPLKLLQTLEPYIGGLVVVGNDDGSHSRIERVTWDEA, from the coding sequence ATGCCGGATGATCTGAAGTTGCCCGGTATGCCGGAGCACCCCGGGCAGAGGCGGCTCTCGCGAATCCAGGTGTGCAACTGGGGCACGCTCGACGGGTATCACGACGTCGCGGTCCCCAGGAAGGGCTTCCTGGTCACCGGCGGTTCCGGCTCCGGCAAGTCGACCCTGATAGACGCGGTCTCCGCCGTACTCGTCCCGCCCGCTCACCTCCGGTTCAATGCGGCGGCCCAGGAAGAGGCCGGCCGGGGCTCCGGGCGCACGCTCGTCTCGTATCTCCGCGGCGCGTGGCGCCGAGGGGCCGACGGCGAGACGGGCGACCTCGCCTCCGTCTACCTTCGCCCCAAGGCCACTTTCTCGGCCATCGCGCTCACCTACTCGAACGGGACGGGGAGCAGTGTGACGCTGCTGCTCCTGCTCTACGCCCGTTCGGGCGACAACTCCGCGACCGGGATCAAGCGCCTCCACGGCGTCGCCGAGCACCCCTCCGACTCCCCCCTTGATCTGACGGAGATGTTCGGTCACCTGCGCAACGGGATCGACAAGCGAGCGCTCAAGCGCGAGTTCCCGGACATCAGGTTCCACGACAGCTATTTGGCCTTCGCCGCGGCGTTCCGGCGCCGGCTGGGCATCGCGTCGGAGGCCGCGCAGTTGCTCCTCCACCGGACTCTGTCCGCCAAATCCCTGTCCAGCCTCGATCAGCTCTTCCGGGACTTCATGCTCGACGAGCCGGACACGTTCGCCGTGGCCGACCGGGCTGTCGAGCAGTTCGCCGAACTGCGGGAAGCGCACCGGTCGGTGGTCGACGTCCGTAGACAGATCTCTCACCTCGAGCCGCTCGCGGACCTGAGTGCCTCACGGATCCAGGTGCTGGGGAGGGCCGAGGAACTCGACGCCGAGAGCTCGGCCTTCCCGGCCGTGCAGGTGGCCGTTACCACCGCGCTGGTCGAGGAGGAGCTGTCGACCGCGCGCGGAGCCCTCGTCGCCGCCGAGGCCGCCGTCGCCACTGCCCGTGATCAGCTCGACTCAGCCAGAACGACCAGCGACGACCTCCGCTCCCGGTTGCGGGGCAGTGCGGGCGCCGGGCGCGACGAGCTCGCGCGGGAGCTGGGCCGCGCGCTCGACCACGCAACGTCGGTGACCTCCCGTCGCGAACGGGCGGCCACGGAGCTCGAGCGACTCGGCGGCACACTTCCGGCCACCGCCGAGGACTTCGCCGTCCTCCTCGCCAGGCTCGACCGGGACGACGCGGACCAGGAAGCCGAGCGAGCGCGTGATCGGAAGAAGCTCCGCGAGGTCGCCGGGGACCTCATCGAGGAGTCGAGCACCCTCGCCCGTGTGACGGCCGACCTCCAGGCGCTGCTCCGTCACCGCTCGAACATTGATTCGCGCCTCTTGGCAGCGCGGGACCTGGTCTGTCGTGCGGCTGGGGCCAATCCCCGCGAACTCCCGTTCGCGGGCGAGTTGCTCGATGTGTCCTCCGAGCATGCGAGGTGGCGGCCGGCAGCCGAACGGGTGCTCTCCGGCTTCGCGCGGACGATGCTCGTCCCCGACCATCTCCGCGCCGCGGTCACGCGCGCGGTCAACGACACGCATCTGGGCATTCGGCTGGTCTACGAGGTCGTCGACACCACCGATGACTCGCCTGCCAAGAGGACCGGCCCGGACAGCCTGGTCCGAAAGATGGAGCCCGCCCCCGGTCCGTTCCAGCAGTGGATGCGTCGTCGACTCGCGAGCGAGTTCGACCTGACCTGCGTCGAGTCCTCCGACGAATTGGGCGCCCTGGAGCGGGCGGTCACCCTGCACGGCCTCATCAAGCGTGGTCGGAGGTTCGAGAAGGACGACCGACGCAGCATCGACGATCCGGCGGTCTTCCAGCTGGGTGGTCTCAACGACGCCAAGGTGGAGGCGCTCACCGCTCGGCGCGATCAGATCAAGTCCCGGATCGACTCCGCGGAGAGCCGGTGGGCGGCGCTGGAGAACCTCGACGCCGATCGACGCTCCCGGCAGCAGGCGGGAGCTGCGCTCCGCGGACTGCGGTGGGAGGAGATCGACTCGACCACCGCCCAACGACGGGCCGACGACGCCCGAGAGCGGCTCGACCGGTGGCGCGAGGCGCACCCGGAGGTTGCCGAGATGGAGCGGGAACTACGTGATGCCGAGGAGTTCCAGTCGCGGGCGCAATCGACATACGATGCGGCCACCGGTGACCGAGCAGTCGCGGCGAACCACGTCGCCGGGCTGCAGGCCCGCCTCGCGCAATTGGCCGAGCGTAGTGCCTCCGAAGAGTCCCACGGTGCTGCCGATCCCGACGCCGCCGACCGGATCCGCGCGCGCCTGTCCGCCGCCACACGCAGGCTGACGGCCGACAACGTGCAGGACGTGTGTCAGCGGGCCGAACGCGCGATCGCGGTGGAGCAGTCGGCCACCGCCACCGAGCGCGACCGCATCCACCGGCGCATCACGGCGATCCTCACCTCATATCTCGAGATCTGGCCCACGATGAAGGCCGACCTCAAGTCGGACCCGGAGTTCGTCGGTGAGGCGGTGGAGGTGCTCGTCCGCCTGCGGCGGGACAGGTTGGCCGATTTCGAGGAACGCTTCCTCGGCCTCATCGGCGAGATGCAGACCCGCAACCTGGGCGAGCTCGCCCGCCGCATCCGCCGGGCCCGGTCGGAGATCGAAGCCAAGATCCGACCCGTCAACGAGTCCCTTCATCGATCGGAATTCCAGTCGGGACGCTGGTTGCAGATCGAGGTGCGGGACCGGCGCTCGGAGACCGTCACCGACTTCCTCGGTGACCTGGAAACGGCCCTGACCGGCGCACTCGACAGCCGCACCGTGGACGCCGCGGAGGCGGGTTTCGCCGTGATGTCACGTCTGCTCGACAAGCTCGGGTCGGCGGACGCCGGCGACCGTCGCTGGCGGCAGACGGTGCTGGACACCCGCAAGCACGTGGGGTTCATCGGCATCGAAATCGACGCCGACGGCGCCCCGACCAACTACCACGATTCCTCGTCCGGGCTGTCCGGCGGGCAGGCGCAGAAGCTGGTGTTCTTCTGCCTCGCCGCGGCGCTGCGCTTCCAGCTGGCCGACATCGACGCCGACGTCCCCGGCTACGGGACGGTCGTTCTGGACGAGGCGTTCGACCGCGCCGATCCCGAGTACACGCGTCGGGCGATGGACGTGTTCACCGACTTCGGTTTCCACATGGTCCTGGCCACCCCGCTCAAGCTCCTGCAGACCCTCGAGCCGTACATCGGCGGACTCGTGGTGGTGGGCAACGACGACGGCAGCCACTCCCGGATCGAGCGCGTCACCTGGGACGAGGCCTGA
- a CDS encoding siderophore-interacting protein yields MTAIAVEAPILVAQTRVVRVRELGESYLRLVLAGPDLSRWSRDVVDPGTVRDAYIKVFVPPPGGRGIVPDPLAIREWLTLPEQERGWMRTYTVRRADSVELDGEHVPALTVDVVVHPGADEGPGSGWARSVRPGDTVHLAGPGRGHAPWAAWAPGAAGRVVCAGDETAAPALLSIAGELAAEPRGTREVRIVLELPTPADVRALSAEAPETVTLLSRSGERGHALVHHLGGVLGVGQGCVESVLDGRRPAEREWQTATTVSAGDPYVFLAGEAGLVRAMRRLAVDGAGIPKGAVSFMGYWRRGAAES; encoded by the coding sequence ATGACCGCTATCGCCGTAGAGGCCCCGATCCTCGTCGCGCAGACCCGGGTGGTCCGGGTCCGTGAACTGGGGGAGTCCTACCTGCGCCTGGTGTTGGCCGGCCCGGACCTCTCGAGGTGGTCTCGCGACGTCGTGGACCCGGGCACGGTGCGAGACGCGTACATCAAGGTGTTCGTCCCCCCGCCGGGTGGGCGGGGGATCGTCCCCGACCCGCTCGCCATCCGGGAGTGGTTGACCCTCCCGGAGCAGGAGCGGGGCTGGATGCGGACCTACACCGTGCGCCGGGCCGACTCGGTGGAGCTCGACGGCGAGCACGTCCCCGCGCTGACCGTGGACGTGGTGGTGCATCCCGGTGCGGACGAGGGACCGGGCTCGGGATGGGCGCGGTCGGTCCGGCCCGGGGACACCGTGCACCTGGCCGGCCCCGGGCGGGGCCACGCCCCGTGGGCGGCGTGGGCTCCCGGAGCCGCCGGCCGGGTGGTGTGCGCGGGTGACGAGACCGCGGCGCCGGCCCTGCTGTCCATCGCCGGGGAGCTGGCCGCGGAGCCACGGGGGACGAGAGAGGTCCGGATCGTCCTGGAGTTGCCGACACCGGCCGATGTGCGCGCGCTGTCGGCCGAGGCGCCGGAGACCGTCACCCTGCTCTCGCGGTCCGGTGAGCGGGGACACGCGCTCGTCCATCACCTCGGCGGAGTGTTGGGCGTGGGTCAGGGATGCGTCGAGTCGGTCCTCGACGGGCGCCGTCCCGCCGAGCGGGAATGGCAGACGGCCACCACCGTCTCCGCCGGGGACCCGTATGTGTTCCTGGCCGGGGAGGCGGGGCTGGTCCGCGCGATGCGCCGCCTCGCCGTGGACGGCGCCGGGATCCCCAAGGGGGCCGTGTCGTTCATGGGCTACTGGCGCAGGGGTGCGGCCGAATCCTGA